A stretch of the Pedobacter sp. MC2016-14 genome encodes the following:
- a CDS encoding DUF3858 domain-containing protein yields the protein MKHLFLLSALWIALSAYGQEKGLAERTFKFGKVERSEFDTKVSGPDSAANGVKLFDVGKGWFEVSPKTGNFVYVFERHMRYKVLTKSGYDLADFDVNLYHSGNGPEEVLDFMDAATYNLENDKIVVSKLARDARFSEKHDKNWTVKKFTLPNVKEGSIVEYRYKIKSDYLFNLRDWYFQGSLPTLYSEFDVRIPEYFKYKLAGKGYIQLNPLKRESISESYYIPSTSTSSAGNITANALEMKWNVANVPAIKNEKFITTLEDYISKVEFELTATHYPGSIYKDLTSNWEKIVEDLLEDENFGKFITKNSYSKSILPAILKGEKNPELQMQLIYDYVKRTVKWDDKYRRYTGETSIKAVLEKKSGSSADINFSLLNLLTTAGFNASPVLVSTRENGTHPGYPMLSKFNNVIVQVEIDSVVHLLDATDKFLCSDVIAYENLCHQGFKIDTKAKNGAWISLEQTKPSRNNAFYNLVLTEDNKLTGNLYLSYTNYAAVNHRNRYASATNEAEYLKNYKKDKPGLEIKNYKIENLDNLGEALTETMDVTIEDNVEEAGNLVILTPLLYERTTENPFKMDERNFPVDFAYPLEENFRVNIEFPKSYQLDKLPKNGKIKLPNDEASFTFLFATEENKVSISSKISVGKSVFTAEEYHSLKELFKNIVEKQAQQIVFKKI from the coding sequence ATGAAACATCTATTTTTACTCTCCGCGCTCTGGATTGCACTCTCTGCATACGGCCAGGAAAAAGGGCTTGCCGAACGAACTTTTAAATTTGGAAAGGTTGAACGCTCTGAATTTGACACCAAGGTTTCCGGTCCGGATTCTGCTGCCAATGGGGTTAAGCTCTTCGACGTAGGTAAGGGCTGGTTTGAAGTTAGCCCCAAAACGGGAAACTTTGTATATGTTTTTGAAAGGCATATGCGTTATAAAGTATTGACCAAATCTGGTTACGACCTGGCCGATTTTGACGTGAACCTTTACCACAGCGGCAACGGGCCTGAAGAAGTTCTGGATTTTATGGATGCGGCTACCTATAACTTAGAAAATGATAAAATTGTAGTCAGTAAACTGGCCAGGGATGCAAGGTTCTCTGAAAAGCATGATAAAAACTGGACGGTTAAAAAATTTACCTTGCCAAATGTTAAAGAAGGATCTATTGTAGAGTATAGGTATAAAATTAAATCTGACTACCTTTTTAATTTGCGCGACTGGTACTTTCAAGGATCACTCCCCACGTTGTATTCTGAATTTGATGTGAGGATTCCTGAGTATTTTAAATACAAATTAGCTGGCAAGGGCTATATTCAACTCAATCCCTTAAAACGAGAAAGCATCTCTGAGAGTTATTACATTCCTTCTACCAGCACTAGTAGCGCTGGAAACATAACGGCCAATGCGCTTGAAATGAAATGGAATGTGGCTAATGTTCCTGCCATAAAGAATGAAAAATTCATTACCACTTTGGAAGATTATATTTCAAAAGTTGAATTCGAACTTACGGCAACTCATTATCCGGGAAGCATATATAAAGACCTGACTTCAAACTGGGAAAAAATTGTAGAGGATTTATTGGAAGATGAGAATTTTGGAAAGTTCATTACAAAAAACAGCTACAGTAAATCTATCCTCCCTGCGATTTTAAAAGGGGAGAAGAACCCCGAGCTTCAAATGCAACTGATTTACGATTATGTTAAGAGGACGGTGAAATGGGATGATAAGTACCGTAGATATACCGGGGAAACCAGTATAAAAGCAGTCCTGGAAAAGAAATCTGGCAGTAGTGCCGATATTAATTTCTCATTGCTAAATCTTTTAACGACAGCAGGATTTAATGCGTCGCCGGTATTGGTGAGTACCCGTGAAAATGGTACCCACCCGGGATACCCCATGCTGAGTAAATTTAACAATGTTATTGTACAGGTTGAGATAGATAGCGTGGTTCATTTACTGGATGCAACGGATAAGTTTTTATGTAGTGATGTGATTGCTTATGAAAACCTTTGTCACCAGGGCTTTAAAATTGACACGAAGGCGAAAAATGGGGCCTGGATTTCTTTAGAGCAGACTAAGCCGAGCAGGAACAACGCATTTTACAATTTGGTGTTAACGGAAGATAATAAGCTTACAGGCAATTTATACCTTTCTTACACCAATTACGCAGCAGTAAACCATAGAAACCGTTATGCTTCTGCAACGAACGAAGCGGAGTATTTAAAGAATTATAAAAAGGACAAGCCGGGGCTGGAAATCAAGAATTATAAAATTGAAAACCTGGATAACCTGGGGGAGGCTTTAACAGAAACGATGGATGTAACCATTGAGGATAATGTGGAAGAGGCAGGCAACCTGGTGATTTTAACACCACTATTGTATGAACGTACTACTGAAAACCCGTTTAAGATGGACGAACGCAACTTTCCTGTAGATTTTGCCTACCCATTGGAAGAAAATTTTAGGGTTAACATTGAGTTCCCTAAAAGCTATCAGCTGGACAAGCTGCCAAAAAACGGTAAAATTAAACTGCCAAATGATGAGGCTTCTTTTACGTTTCTATTTGCCACAGAGGAAAATAAGGTTAGCATCAGTAGTAAAATTAGTGTAGGGAAATCCGTATTTACCGCAGAAGAGTACCATTCTCTTAAAGAGCTGTTTAAAAACATTGTGGAAAAACAAGCACAACAGATTGTGTTTAAAAAAATATAA
- a CDS encoding DUF4268 domain-containing protein, with translation MYTKDQVSQLKQAFWTAFGQYISPHPSADGLKINWINYKTGFKHLYFKMQADHRSATVSIEMSHPDPDIQALMFEQFQAFKNILKVALNEEWEWQLHGQDEYGKTISRIYKNLSDVSVLKKEDWPALISFFKPRIIALDEFWSDAQYSFELFR, from the coding sequence TTGTATACTAAAGATCAGGTTTCTCAACTTAAACAAGCATTCTGGACGGCTTTTGGCCAATACATCTCTCCGCATCCTTCTGCGGATGGTTTAAAAATTAACTGGATCAACTACAAAACTGGTTTTAAGCACCTGTATTTTAAGATGCAGGCGGATCATCGTTCTGCTACAGTTTCAATAGAAATGAGCCATCCTGATCCGGACATTCAAGCTTTGATGTTTGAACAATTCCAGGCCTTTAAAAATATATTAAAGGTTGCGCTGAATGAGGAATGGGAGTGGCAGTTGCATGGTCAGGATGAATATGGTAAAACGATTAGCAGGATTTATAAAAACCTTTCAGACGTAAGTGTTTTAAAAAAGGAAGACTGGCCTGCGTTGATTTCATTTTTTAAACCAAGAATTATTGCGCTGGATGAATTTTGGAGCGATGCGCAGTACAGTTTTGAATTGTTTAGGTAG
- a CDS encoding chemotaxis protein CheB, protein MEEGRMMKGCKALIIGGSAGSLDVLLKVLPALDPEIGFPVIIVVHRKHGTDSLLPDLLSSRTSLKVKEVDEKEAIKAGTVYIAPSDYHLLIEQDHTFSLDYSEKINFSRPAIDVTFQTAAEVYKNKLACLLLSGSNSDGVEGLKSVKEWEGLAIVQDPESAQVPYMPEQAIKNVAIDAVLRIEAMAEFINLLT, encoded by the coding sequence ATGGAGGAAGGAAGGATGATGAAGGGATGTAAAGCATTGATTATTGGAGGTTCTGCGGGCAGTTTAGACGTATTGCTCAAGGTATTGCCGGCTTTAGATCCTGAAATTGGCTTTCCGGTTATCATCGTTGTGCACCGTAAGCACGGGACGGATTCACTGCTGCCAGATCTTTTGTCCAGTCGTACTTCATTGAAAGTAAAAGAGGTGGATGAAAAGGAAGCCATTAAGGCGGGAACCGTTTACATTGCGCCATCAGATTACCATTTATTGATAGAACAGGACCATACTTTTTCACTGGATTATTCTGAAAAGATCAATTTCTCCAGGCCTGCAATTGATGTTACTTTTCAAACGGCTGCTGAGGTTTATAAAAACAAGCTGGCCTGCTTGTTGCTCTCCGGATCTAACAGCGATGGCGTAGAGGGCTTAAAAAGCGTAAAGGAATGGGAAGGATTGGCCATAGTACAAGATCCTGAAAGCGCCCAGGTTCCTTATATGCCGGAACAGGCGATAAAAAATGTGGCTATTGATGCTGTACTGCGTATTGAAGCTATGGCAGAATTTATAAATTTGTTAACTTGA
- a CDS encoding DinB family protein, with the protein MSTLKEFLNELEEESTVTRKMLSRIPADKYDWQPHVKSMTIHQLAGHIAELPGWMSMAFTTNEWDFEANPYTSPVWKSNEELMEFFEKNFAQAKTFLENGKEEDLQPGWTLRNGAQVYMNITKAELVRHAISQTIHHRAQLGVYLRLLDIPIPGTYGPSADENF; encoded by the coding sequence ATGTCAACTTTAAAAGAATTTTTAAACGAATTAGAAGAAGAATCTACGGTAACGCGTAAAATGCTAAGCCGCATTCCTGCAGATAAATACGACTGGCAGCCTCATGTAAAGAGCATGACCATACATCAACTTGCTGGCCATATTGCTGAGTTACCAGGATGGATGAGTATGGCCTTTACCACCAATGAATGGGATTTTGAAGCGAACCCTTATACTTCTCCTGTTTGGAAAAGTAATGAAGAGCTGATGGAATTCTTCGAGAAGAATTTTGCACAGGCAAAAACATTCCTCGAAAATGGCAAAGAGGAAGACTTGCAACCAGGCTGGACTTTAAGAAACGGTGCCCAGGTGTACATGAACATCACCAAAGCAGAACTGGTACGCCATGCCATAAGCCAAACCATCCACCACAGGGCACAATTGGGTGTATATCTGCGTTTATTAGACATTCCTATTCCCGGAACTTATGGCCCTAGCGCAGACGAAAACTTTTAA
- a CDS encoding YafY family protein — protein MNRIDRLSAIIIQLQSRKTVRAQDIAERFDISLRTVYRDIRSLEEAGIPIIGEAGVGYSLVEGYRLPPVMFTREEAVAFITAEKLVTRLTDAANGALYNTALDKVRAVLKTTEKDYLENIDNRIEVFKSNRLPDLNPQHNPLQNILKAIAVKAVIQLEYFAYYRQEHTKRLVEPIGVFYLQGYWHLIAWCRERKACRDFRFDRITELSLTDETYVDVHCAFKDYLDDLYKEMKLEEVTILVDHKANQHLGEQKYYQGFVEEQHTAQGVEMQFLTMSMEGFARWYMSFADYATVIKPASLLTRVKEINSATAKKIADK, from the coding sequence ATGAACCGGATCGACCGCCTTTCTGCCATCATTATTCAGCTTCAATCCAGAAAAACAGTGAGGGCACAAGATATTGCCGAACGTTTTGACATTAGCCTCCGTACCGTTTACCGCGATATCCGTTCATTGGAAGAAGCAGGGATACCTATCATAGGAGAGGCTGGCGTTGGGTACTCTTTAGTGGAAGGCTATAGGTTGCCTCCGGTAATGTTTACCCGGGAAGAGGCTGTAGCGTTTATTACTGCAGAAAAGCTGGTAACCAGGCTTACCGATGCTGCAAATGGCGCATTATATAACACTGCACTGGATAAGGTAAGGGCTGTACTTAAAACCACAGAAAAAGATTACCTGGAAAACATAGACAACAGAATAGAAGTATTTAAGAGCAATCGTTTGCCAGATCTTAATCCCCAGCACAACCCTCTTCAAAATATTTTAAAAGCAATTGCTGTTAAAGCAGTTATACAACTTGAATATTTTGCCTATTACAGGCAAGAACACACCAAAAGATTAGTAGAGCCTATTGGTGTTTTTTACTTACAGGGCTACTGGCACCTTATTGCCTGGTGCCGGGAACGCAAGGCCTGCCGTGATTTTAGGTTTGATAGAATTACAGAACTTTCCCTAACAGATGAAACCTATGTAGACGTCCATTGTGCTTTTAAAGACTACCTGGATGATCTTTATAAAGAAATGAAACTGGAAGAGGTTACCATTTTAGTTGACCATAAAGCAAATCAACATCTTGGCGAACAGAAATACTATCAGGGTTTTGTAGAAGAACAGCATACCGCCCAAGGTGTTGAAATGCAGTTCCTGACCATGTCCATGGAAGGTTTTGCACGCTGGTACATGAGCTTTGCAGATTACGCTACAGTAATAAAACCAGCAAGCCTGCTTACCAGGGTAAAAGAAATTAACAGTGCCACTGCAAAAAAAATAGCAGATAAATAA
- a CDS encoding protein-glutamate O-methyltransferase CheR, producing MELGAISDEQVELLLSDLLEEYGYDFTGYSKASLKRRIARLYSLDKAVSFAEFRYRISDDSSYFKRFVEQITVNVTEMFRDPSFFKTLRDVVLPRLGTYPFIRIWVAGCSTGEEAYSIAIILKELNLLHKSLIYATDLNPEVLEKAAQSMFSLSHMKQYSENYILSGGTQDFSSYYTANYSLAKFDDSLKRKMIFSTHNLVSDHSFNEFQLILCRNVLIYFDRELQHKVFELFDESLENFGYLALGTKETIDFSKNAKAYKRLPGDKIWRKEG from the coding sequence TTGGAATTAGGCGCAATTAGTGATGAACAGGTAGAGTTATTGCTTTCAGATCTTCTGGAAGAATATGGCTATGATTTTACCGGCTATTCTAAGGCCTCACTAAAAAGGCGCATTGCCAGGCTCTATTCTTTAGATAAGGCCGTTAGTTTTGCGGAATTCAGGTACAGGATTAGCGACGACAGCAGTTACTTTAAACGCTTTGTAGAGCAGATTACAGTGAATGTTACGGAGATGTTTAGAGATCCTTCATTTTTCAAAACGCTGAGGGATGTGGTTTTGCCCAGGCTGGGTACTTATCCTTTTATCCGTATTTGGGTGGCCGGCTGTTCTACAGGAGAAGAGGCCTACTCTATAGCCATTATCTTGAAAGAGCTGAACCTGCTCCATAAGTCTTTGATTTATGCTACAGATTTAAATCCGGAAGTGCTGGAAAAAGCGGCACAGAGTATGTTTTCGTTAAGCCATATGAAGCAATATTCTGAGAATTACATCCTTTCTGGCGGTACGCAGGATTTTTCCAGTTATTATACGGCCAATTATTCGCTGGCTAAATTTGACGATAGTTTAAAGCGCAAAATGATTTTCTCTACCCATAACCTGGTATCGGATCATTCTTTCAATGAATTTCAACTCATTTTGTGCCGCAATGTATTGATTTATTTTGACCGGGAGCTTCAGCATAAGGTATTTGAGCTGTTTGATGAGAGTTTGGAAAACTTTGGCTACCTGGCTTTAGGTACTAAAGAAACAATTGACTTTTCTAAAAATGCGAAAGCATACAAGCGGTTGCCGGGTGATAAGATATGGAGGAAGGAAGGATGA
- a CDS encoding N-acetylmuramoyl-L-alanine amidase, which translates to MFQNSKCYGLLLAIAVFSISCSTNKYAATNKVYKDKANDFAEVIKEMPPVKQQIDSLPVNEQTWVASVNFGMRKPNFVIIHHTAQDSVEQTIKTFTLASTQTSAHYVIGKDGKVVQMVNDYLRANHAGVGKWGNDTDLNSSSIGIELDNSGLGEPYSEALMASLIKLLGTLKQKYNIPTANFIGHADIAPGRKVDPYKFPWKQLADKGFGYWQDGLLIHPTVDFDPVLALRVIGYDTRNLSNAIKSFKLHFVQTDENPVLSDDDKLILYNLYKKYL; encoded by the coding sequence ATGTTCCAAAATTCCAAATGTTACGGCCTGTTATTGGCGATAGCCGTATTTAGTATTTCCTGTAGTACCAATAAATATGCTGCCACCAACAAGGTTTATAAAGATAAAGCAAATGACTTTGCTGAGGTGATTAAAGAAATGCCCCCTGTTAAACAGCAAATCGATTCTTTACCTGTTAATGAGCAAACTTGGGTAGCTTCTGTAAATTTTGGCATGCGTAAGCCAAATTTTGTGATTATTCATCATACTGCCCAGGACTCGGTAGAGCAAACCATAAAGACTTTTACACTTGCCAGTACACAAACCAGTGCGCATTATGTGATTGGCAAAGATGGCAAAGTGGTGCAAATGGTTAATGATTACCTGAGGGCCAATCATGCAGGTGTGGGTAAATGGGGTAACGATACAGACCTTAATTCTTCTTCTATTGGGATAGAACTGGATAACAGCGGGCTGGGTGAGCCTTATTCTGAGGCATTGATGGCCAGCCTGATTAAATTGCTGGGTACCTTAAAGCAGAAATACAACATCCCGACAGCCAATTTTATCGGCCATGCAGATATTGCCCCTGGACGTAAAGTAGATCCGTATAAATTTCCCTGGAAGCAGCTTGCAGACAAAGGCTTTGGTTATTGGCAGGATGGGCTGCTGATTCATCCTACGGTAGATTTTGACCCTGTACTTGCCCTTCGTGTTATCGGGTACGATACGCGGAACTTAAGTAACGCCATAAAATCTTTTAAACTTCATTTTGTGCAGACGGATGAAAACCCGGTGCTTAGTGATGACGATAAATTGATTTTGTATAACTTGTATAAGAAGTATTTGTAA
- a CDS encoding response regulator, whose translation MATHKVLIIDDDNRNIFALTAVLRAKGYQCVSATGAEEGIDILMEDREIAVVLMDMMMPGMDGYQAIKKMNNSPELKDIPVIAVTAQAMLGDRERCLDAGAVGYVSKPINVDDLTKLLTQYIV comes from the coding sequence ATGGCGACTCATAAAGTTTTAATAATTGATGATGATAACCGGAACATTTTTGCTTTAACGGCAGTATTAAGGGCAAAAGGGTATCAATGTGTTTCTGCAACCGGAGCGGAAGAAGGAATTGATATTTTGATGGAAGACCGGGAGATTGCGGTGGTATTGATGGATATGATGATGCCGGGGATGGATGGTTACCAGGCCATTAAAAAAATGAACAATAGCCCTGAATTAAAAGACATACCTGTTATAGCGGTTACGGCACAGGCGATGTTGGGCGATAGAGAACGCTGTTTAGATGCTGGTGCGGTAGGTTATGTTTCTAAACCCATCAATGTAGACGATTTAACAAAATTACTTACACAATATATAGTATAA
- a CDS encoding Zn-dependent hydrolase, producing MNHSSRAFLFTAACLITTGFTACNNTQESKKTESTKTIAVEDSLQEYARKRLSIYESVKLTTNLNELTPNDRKVLPLLIQAAQIMDGLFWQQTYPQRDSLLNVLKDENTKAFVRINYGPWDRLNGDKPFVAGIGAKPDGATFYPAGLTKEALEKSDLKDKFNPYSVVRQDSAGKLSLVPYHTLFAAELQKASSLLKQAALITEDAGFKNYLNLRADALVTDNYTASDYAWLDMKSNGLDLIIGPIENYEDKLYNARTSFEAYVLVKDKVWSKRLAKYVQLLPELQKGLPVAEKYKKEKPGTDSELNAYDVVYYAGDCNAGSKTIAVNLPNDELIQQKKGTRRSQLKNAMRAKFDKILVPISTELIDKTQQQYIKFDAFFANVMFHEVAHGLGIKKTISGKGFVRDALKEQFSWLEEGKADILGLYMVTGLLKKGELTGDVKEYYTTFMAGILRSVRFGAASAHGKANMQCFNFFKENGAFLRSANGTYKVDYVKFAESMDKLAAMILTLQGNGDYASVLKVQQENAVIQPELQADLDKLSKKGIPVDVIFEQGVDVLGVK from the coding sequence ATGAATCATTCGAGCAGAGCATTTCTCTTTACCGCAGCATGCCTTATCACAACCGGATTTACAGCCTGCAACAACACCCAGGAAAGCAAAAAAACCGAAAGCACAAAAACCATAGCTGTAGAAGACAGTCTTCAGGAATATGCCAGAAAACGATTGAGCATTTATGAAAGTGTTAAATTGACTACAAACTTAAATGAACTTACACCCAACGACCGTAAAGTACTCCCACTGCTGATCCAGGCCGCACAAATTATGGATGGTTTATTTTGGCAACAAACCTATCCGCAGCGGGATAGCCTGCTTAATGTATTAAAAGACGAAAACACCAAAGCTTTTGTGAGGATCAACTACGGACCCTGGGATCGTTTAAATGGCGACAAACCTTTTGTTGCAGGAATTGGTGCTAAACCTGATGGGGCAACATTTTACCCTGCCGGATTAACTAAAGAAGCGCTCGAAAAATCAGACCTTAAAGATAAATTTAACCCCTATTCCGTAGTCAGACAAGATAGCGCCGGAAAACTTTCCCTCGTTCCTTACCATACCTTATTTGCTGCCGAGCTACAAAAAGCATCTAGTCTGCTCAAACAAGCCGCTTTAATCACAGAAGATGCTGGTTTTAAAAACTACCTTAACTTACGTGCAGATGCACTGGTTACCGATAATTATACCGCTAGTGATTACGCCTGGCTGGACATGAAAAGTAACGGTCTGGATTTGATTATTGGCCCTATAGAAAACTATGAAGATAAGCTGTACAATGCCCGCACTTCCTTTGAAGCATATGTATTGGTTAAAGATAAAGTATGGAGCAAGCGACTGGCAAAATATGTACAGCTACTTCCCGAATTACAGAAAGGGCTCCCGGTAGCAGAGAAATATAAAAAGGAAAAACCCGGAACAGATTCTGAACTGAATGCCTATGATGTGGTTTATTATGCCGGAGATTGTAATGCCGGTTCCAAAACCATTGCTGTAAACCTCCCGAACGATGAATTGATTCAGCAAAAAAAGGGAACACGCCGCTCGCAGCTTAAAAATGCCATGCGGGCCAAGTTTGATAAAATCCTGGTGCCCATCAGCACCGAGCTGATTGACAAGACGCAACAGCAATACATTAAATTTGATGCGTTTTTTGCCAATGTGATGTTTCATGAAGTTGCACATGGCCTCGGCATCAAAAAAACCATCAGCGGAAAAGGATTTGTACGTGACGCTTTAAAGGAACAATTCTCCTGGTTAGAAGAAGGAAAAGCAGATATCCTTGGCCTATACATGGTAACAGGGCTGTTAAAAAAAGGAGAACTTACCGGAGATGTCAAAGAATATTACACCACATTTATGGCGGGGATACTCCGTTCTGTAAGGTTTGGCGCGGCCAGCGCGCATGGCAAAGCCAATATGCAATGTTTCAATTTCTTTAAAGAGAATGGCGCCTTTTTAAGATCAGCCAATGGCACTTACAAAGTAGATTATGTAAAGTTTGCCGAATCTATGGATAAACTTGCAGCAATGATCCTTACCCTTCAGGGCAATGGCGATTATGCATCGGTTCTAAAAGTGCAGCAGGAAAACGCTGTTATCCAGCCTGAGTTACAGGCAGACCTGGATAAACTGAGTAAAAAAGGCATTCCGGTTGATGTGATATTTGAGCAGGGTGTAGACGTGCTGGGCGTTAAATAG
- a CDS encoding response regulator → MSKNKKVFVFDDNVDILELCTIILEDAGYEIKTSSTSNNIIDQVNAYTPDIIFMDNWLPDVGGIDATRELKKHEELKNIPVIYFSANNDVASLAQQAGADGYLSKPFDIHELENIISKHLGAASI, encoded by the coding sequence ATGAGTAAAAATAAAAAAGTGTTTGTCTTTGATGACAACGTTGATATCCTGGAATTGTGTACCATTATTTTGGAAGATGCAGGCTATGAAATTAAAACTTCTTCTACCTCTAACAACATCATTGATCAGGTGAATGCCTATACACCAGACATTATTTTTATGGACAACTGGTTGCCTGATGTGGGCGGTATTGATGCTACAAGGGAACTAAAAAAGCACGAGGAACTGAAAAACATACCCGTAATTTACTTCTCGGCAAATAACGATGTAGCCTCTTTGGCGCAACAAGCCGGGGCAGATGGTTATTTATCTAAGCCTTTTGATATTCATGAGCTTGAAAACATCATCAGCAAGCATCTTGGTGCCGCTTCTATTTAA
- a CDS encoding MOSC domain-containing protein — protein sequence MNNFYLSEINVYPVKSLGGISLQQAEVAEKGLKYDRRWMLIDETGTFVSQRKHPELALLGVTIDNGRLSIHHKSDLANRVSFDLETHRGESIAVNIWDDISQGLEVSKEVSEWCADFMKTNVRLVQMPAQEKRLVDPKYAANQEIVGFADGFPFLLISQASLDGLNGKLSQPVPMDRFRPNFVFTGGDAHIEDSFDSFYLGDVSFKAVKPCARCVLTTVDQQTGLKGAEPLKTLAGYRTINKKVMFGQNLIHEGSGFVNVGDELKMVKRKS from the coding sequence ATGAACAACTTTTACTTATCGGAAATAAATGTCTATCCTGTTAAATCTTTAGGAGGAATTAGTTTGCAGCAGGCAGAGGTGGCAGAAAAAGGCTTGAAGTATGACAGGCGCTGGATGTTGATTGATGAAACAGGCACTTTTGTTAGTCAGCGGAAACACCCGGAGCTGGCTTTGCTTGGGGTGACTATTGACAATGGCCGGCTTTCTATACATCATAAAAGTGATTTGGCAAACAGGGTTTCATTTGATCTGGAGACGCACAGAGGTGAAAGCATCGCCGTCAATATTTGGGATGATATATCTCAAGGATTAGAAGTAAGCAAAGAGGTTAGTGAGTGGTGTGCTGATTTTATGAAAACTAATGTTCGGTTGGTGCAAATGCCAGCACAGGAAAAACGCTTAGTAGATCCAAAATATGCCGCTAATCAGGAAATAGTTGGTTTTGCGGATGGGTTTCCATTCTTGTTGATTAGCCAGGCATCTCTTGATGGGCTGAATGGAAAATTAAGTCAGCCGGTGCCAATGGATCGTTTTCGCCCCAATTTCGTATTTACTGGCGGTGACGCGCATATAGAGGATAGTTTTGATTCATTTTATCTTGGCGATGTATCATTTAAGGCAGTTAAACCCTGCGCAAGATGCGTATTGACTACTGTAGATCAACAAACAGGATTAAAAGGAGCAGAGCCGTTGAAAACGCTGGCAGGTTACCGAACCATCAATAAAAAGGTAATGTTTGGACAAAACCTGATCCATGAAGGTTCAGGTTTTGTGAATGTTGGCGATGAGCTAAAAATGGTTAAACGGAAGAGCTGA